A region from the Inhella inkyongensis genome encodes:
- the flgE gene encoding flagellar hook protein FlgE yields MGFQQGLSGLNASSKNLDVIGNNIANASTAGFKASRAEFGDVYAAALNGAGVNNIGIGVGLAAVAQQFTQGNITTTENPMDLAINGQGFFQVSDGVNPRLYSRNGQFKVDREGFIVNNDGLKLLGYPADGTGVIQPGISQVLQLPTAGIEPATTKNIKLEFNVDSRVKTTSPLGTTGIILNDPSTYNNATSLSVYDAKGQEIALTLYYQKGEVNPATGETPWHVYATANGTPLAVDSAGNGIGVDANNNPQTPWTTLIFPRTGGAPLQPSGLTNPPNGLLNMDIPVSTNAVGAQALDIVGIQVNLLGASENGSPFAVTDVLQDGYAPGQLSGILIEGNGIVTARYSNGQTKPAGQIELANFRNPQGLQPLGGNVWASTFASGDPVLGVPAVGNFGQLQSGALEDSNTDLTIELVNMITAQRVYQANAQTIRTQDQVLQTITNLR; encoded by the coding sequence ATGGGCTTTCAACAAGGTCTCTCGGGTCTGAACGCATCCAGCAAGAACCTGGACGTGATCGGCAACAACATCGCCAACGCCAGCACCGCCGGCTTCAAGGCTTCACGCGCCGAGTTTGGCGATGTGTACGCCGCCGCGCTGAACGGCGCCGGGGTCAACAACATCGGTATCGGCGTCGGACTCGCCGCAGTGGCGCAACAGTTCACCCAGGGCAACATCACCACCACCGAAAACCCCATGGACCTGGCCATCAACGGCCAGGGCTTCTTCCAGGTCAGCGACGGGGTGAACCCGCGCCTGTACTCGCGCAACGGCCAGTTCAAAGTGGACCGCGAGGGCTTCATCGTCAACAACGATGGGCTCAAGCTCCTGGGCTACCCGGCCGACGGCACCGGGGTGATCCAGCCCGGCATTTCCCAAGTTCTGCAATTGCCAACGGCCGGCATTGAGCCGGCCACGACCAAGAACATCAAGCTCGAGTTCAATGTGGACTCGCGCGTCAAGACCACCTCACCCCTGGGCACCACGGGCATCATCCTGAATGACCCGTCGACCTATAACAACGCGACCTCGCTGTCGGTCTATGACGCCAAGGGCCAAGAAATTGCGTTGACCCTGTACTACCAAAAAGGCGAGGTCAACCCTGCCACGGGCGAGACGCCCTGGCATGTCTACGCCACCGCCAACGGCACGCCCCTGGCCGTGGACAGCGCAGGCAATGGCATCGGTGTGGACGCCAACAACAACCCCCAGACCCCCTGGACCACGCTGATCTTCCCGCGCACCGGCGGCGCACCGCTTCAGCCCTCGGGGCTGACCAACCCGCCCAATGGCCTCTTGAACATGGACATCCCGGTCTCCACCAATGCGGTGGGTGCCCAGGCCCTGGACATCGTCGGCATCCAAGTGAATTTGCTGGGCGCCAGTGAGAACGGCTCGCCCTTTGCCGTCACGGACGTCTTGCAAGACGGCTATGCCCCAGGCCAGCTCAGCGGCATCCTGATCGAAGGCAACGGCATCGTGACCGCGCGCTATAGCAATGGCCAGACCAAGCCGGCCGGCCAGATCGAATTGGCCAACTTCCGCAACCCCCAGGGTCTTCAACCCCTGGGCGGCAACGTCTGGGCCAGCACCTTTGCATCCGGTGACCCCGTCCTGGGCGTGCCTGCGGTCGGCAACTTTGGCCAACTGCAGTCCGGCGCGCTGGAGGACAGCAACACCGACCTGACCATCGAACTGGTCAACATGATCACCGCGCAGCGGGTCTATCAGGCCAATGCGCAGACCATCCGCACCCAGGACCAGGTGCTCCAGACCATCACAAACCTGCGGTGA
- the flgM gene encoding flagellar biosynthesis anti-sigma factor FlgM, which translates to MEVGNNPNRPVQSPAQDRAARPELSPQAGRVAAPAVQPNQTGARAEPVNANPPASAQVALSNSAVQLLSGGDEQESFDTQKVERLSREIEEGRFEVNAEAVADRLIASTRELQPRGPSES; encoded by the coding sequence ATGGAAGTCGGCAACAACCCCAATCGCCCGGTGCAATCCCCTGCACAGGACCGTGCAGCTCGACCCGAGCTGTCGCCCCAGGCCGGCCGAGTGGCCGCGCCGGCCGTCCAGCCCAATCAGACCGGCGCGCGCGCCGAACCGGTCAACGCCAATCCGCCCGCCAGCGCCCAGGTGGCGCTGTCCAACAGCGCGGTTCAGCTGCTTTCCGGTGGTGATGAGCAGGAGAGTTTCGATACCCAGAAGGTCGAGCGTCTGTCGCGCGAGATCGAAGAAGGGCGCTTTGAAGTCAATGCCGAGGCGGTGGCTGACCGCCTGATCGCCAGTACGCGCGAACTGCAGCCGCGCGGCCCGTCTGAATCCTGA
- a CDS encoding flagellar basal body L-ring protein FlgH, with translation MKRLLLLPLVLLSGCASMLDPRVELDPPPVVQLPDIPQAVPSNGAIFHAASYRPLFEQHRARLVGDTLTVSIIEKISATQSSTSEADRSGTLSGEVSAIPGLNPTKTLARATAGASSANKTTGKGSNQNSNEFSGTVTAVVQAVLPNGHLLISAEKQIGVNNNVDVLRFSGQVDPRNIGAGNTVASTAVANVRIEQRGRGPAEGLHGIGWLSRFFLSLSPT, from the coding sequence ATGAAACGCCTTCTCCTGCTCCCCCTGGTGCTCTTGAGTGGCTGCGCTTCGATGCTCGACCCGCGCGTCGAGCTCGACCCGCCTCCGGTGGTTCAACTGCCCGACATCCCTCAAGCGGTGCCGAGCAACGGCGCAATCTTCCACGCGGCCAGCTACCGCCCGCTGTTCGAGCAACACCGCGCCCGCTTGGTGGGCGACACCCTGACCGTCAGCATCATCGAGAAAATCAGCGCGACGCAAAGCTCCACCAGCGAGGCCGACCGCAGCGGCACGCTCTCGGGCGAGGTCAGCGCCATCCCGGGACTGAACCCCACCAAGACCCTGGCGCGTGCCACCGCCGGCGCCAGCAGCGCCAACAAGACCACCGGCAAGGGCAGCAACCAGAACAGCAACGAGTTCAGTGGCACGGTGACGGCCGTGGTGCAGGCGGTGCTGCCCAACGGTCACCTGCTGATCAGCGCCGAAAAGCAGATCGGCGTGAACAACAACGTCGACGTGCTGCGCTTTTCGGGCCAGGTGGACCCGCGCAACATCGGCGCCGGCAACACGGTGGCCTCCACCGCCGTGGCCAATGTGCGCATCGAGCAGCGGGGGCGCGGTCCGGCCGAGGGCTTGCATGGAATCGGCTGGCTTTCCCGCTTCTTCTTGAGCCTTTCGCCGACCTAA
- the flgA gene encoding flagellar basal body P-ring formation chaperone FlgA, whose product MKYLAHCFALVLALVMGPAAASLPEPWRQALQSMTQSAAQAALAGQGEVVVELGELDARLRLAPCEQVQPFVPAGQNLWGRSRVGLRCLQGAKRWSITVPVQVRVFAPAWTLRQSLPAGTTLSEEMMERRRAEISAETSPALAQAEPPVGRVLAQAAEGGAVLRQQHLRVRQWFEAGAPVQLSLAGEGFSLRSEGQALGPGLEGATVRVRLESGRIVLGQASGPNRVTLPW is encoded by the coding sequence ATGAAATACCTTGCCCACTGCTTCGCGCTGGTGCTGGCCCTGGTCATGGGGCCGGCGGCCGCCAGTCTGCCGGAGCCCTGGCGCCAAGCGCTGCAGAGCATGACCCAGAGTGCGGCTCAGGCAGCGCTGGCCGGTCAAGGGGAGGTGGTGGTGGAGTTGGGCGAGCTTGACGCACGCCTGCGCCTGGCGCCCTGCGAGCAGGTACAGCCCTTTGTCCCTGCGGGCCAGAACCTTTGGGGGCGCAGCCGCGTGGGGCTGCGCTGCCTGCAGGGCGCCAAGCGCTGGTCGATCACGGTGCCGGTGCAGGTGCGGGTGTTCGCGCCAGCCTGGACCCTGCGCCAGAGCTTGCCGGCTGGCACCACCTTGAGCGAGGAGATGATGGAGCGGCGGCGGGCCGAAATCAGCGCTGAGACATCCCCTGCGCTGGCGCAAGCCGAGCCGCCGGTGGGGCGGGTTCTGGCCCAGGCCGCCGAGGGCGGTGCCGTGCTGCGCCAACAGCACTTGCGCGTCCGCCAGTGGTTTGAAGCCGGTGCGCCGGTGCAGCTGAGTCTGGCCGGTGAGGGTTTTTCGCTGCGTTCCGAGGGCCAGGCCCTGGGGCCGGGCCTGGAGGGTGCGACGGTGCGGGTGCGGCTGGAAAGTGGTCGTATCGTGCTGGGGCAGGCCAGTGGGCCAAACCGGGTGACGCTGCCATGGTGA
- a CDS encoding ParA family protein, with the protein MSVIVVANAKGGVGKSTLASNLAGYLARQGRRVMLGDTDAQQSARQWLNQRPEGLPLIESWEVDGERLRSPKGVDHLVLDTPAGLGGKALEQAVAVATHVIVPLQPSPFDAQASLPFVRQLQKVAARRSKAPALGVVVMRNKEGTQSSQQVQMFLAGAGLSPVAALRDTQNYVQLAARGLTLWDVGLSRVERDLEQWQPLLAWLAAP; encoded by the coding sequence ATGAGCGTGATCGTCGTGGCCAATGCCAAAGGTGGTGTCGGCAAGAGCACATTGGCCAGCAATCTGGCCGGTTATTTAGCCCGCCAGGGACGGCGGGTGATGCTGGGCGACACCGATGCGCAGCAGTCGGCCCGCCAGTGGCTGAACCAGCGACCTGAGGGTCTGCCTCTGATCGAGAGCTGGGAGGTGGACGGAGAGCGTCTGCGCAGCCCCAAGGGTGTGGATCACCTGGTGCTGGACACCCCGGCGGGCCTGGGCGGCAAGGCGCTGGAGCAGGCCGTGGCGGTGGCCACCCATGTGATCGTGCCGCTGCAACCCAGCCCCTTTGACGCCCAGGCCAGCCTGCCCTTTGTGCGACAGCTTCAGAAGGTGGCGGCCCGGCGCAGCAAGGCGCCTGCCCTGGGCGTGGTGGTGATGCGCAACAAGGAAGGCACACAATCCAGCCAGCAAGTGCAAATGTTCCTCGCGGGCGCCGGTTTGTCGCCGGTTGCAGCTTTGCGCGACACGCAAAATTACGTCCAGCTCGCTGCCCGGGGGCTGACCTTGTGGGATGTCGGCCTCAGCCGCGTGGAACGCGACCTGGAGCAGTGGCAGCCCTTGTTGGCCTGGCTGGCTGCGCCCTGA
- the flgC gene encoding flagellar basal body rod protein FlgC, whose translation MSMFQIFNISGSAVSAQSQRLNVVASNLANVDTVAGPDGAAYKARQVMFQTHLMGANGQLDEASAGVKVTQITEDQTPGRRVFDPKHPKADGTGYVTYSNVNSVEEMVNMISASRSYQNNVEVMNTAKNLLQKTLQMGQ comes from the coding sequence ATGTCGATGTTCCAGATCTTCAACATCAGCGGCTCGGCGGTTTCGGCGCAGAGCCAGCGCCTGAATGTGGTGGCCAGCAATCTGGCCAATGTGGACACCGTGGCCGGGCCCGATGGCGCGGCCTACAAGGCACGTCAGGTCATGTTCCAGACCCACCTGATGGGCGCCAACGGGCAGCTCGACGAGGCCAGTGCCGGCGTCAAGGTCACCCAGATCACGGAAGACCAGACCCCGGGGCGCCGCGTCTTCGACCCCAAGCACCCCAAGGCGGACGGCACCGGCTATGTCACCTACTCCAACGTCAACAGCGTCGAGGAGATGGTCAACATGATCTCGGCCTCACGCTCCTATCAAAACAACGTCGAGGTGATGAACACCGCGAAGAACCTGCTGCAGAAGACCCTGCAGATGGGTCAGTAA
- the flgG gene encoding flagellar basal-body rod protein FlgG → MMRSLWIAKTGMEAQQTQLDHISHNLANVSTYGYKRSQAIFEDLIYQNLRQSGAPETEQTTLPTGLQVGLGVRPVATSRVFTQGSLTQSENPLDMAITGKGFFQIQRPDGTTAYTRDGSFKVDANGQIVTNNGDTLLPGITVPANARSVSIGADGNVSALLPGNETPQGLGQIQLANFINPNGLDPQGQNLFLETASSGAPQVGAPGTNNIGTLKQGFTEGSNVNVVEELVQMIQTQRAYELNSKAVQTSDQMLQRLSQL, encoded by the coding sequence ATGATGCGCAGCCTGTGGATCGCCAAGACCGGCATGGAGGCCCAGCAGACCCAGTTGGACCACATCTCGCACAACCTGGCCAATGTCTCGACCTATGGCTACAAGCGCTCGCAGGCCATCTTCGAGGATTTGATCTACCAAAACCTGCGCCAGAGCGGTGCCCCCGAGACCGAGCAGACCACCCTGCCCACCGGACTGCAGGTGGGCCTGGGCGTGCGCCCGGTGGCCACCAGCCGCGTCTTCACGCAGGGCAGCCTGACCCAGAGCGAGAACCCCCTGGACATGGCCATCACCGGCAAGGGCTTCTTCCAGATTCAGCGCCCCGACGGCACCACGGCCTATACCCGTGACGGCAGCTTCAAAGTGGATGCCAACGGCCAGATCGTCACCAACAACGGCGACACCTTGCTACCTGGCATCACCGTGCCGGCCAATGCCCGCTCGGTGAGCATTGGCGCAGATGGCAATGTGTCGGCCCTGCTGCCCGGCAACGAGACGCCGCAGGGGCTGGGGCAAATTCAACTCGCCAACTTCATCAATCCCAACGGCCTGGACCCGCAGGGGCAGAACCTGTTCCTGGAAACCGCTTCCAGCGGCGCCCCGCAGGTGGGGGCGCCAGGCACCAACAACATCGGCACGCTCAAGCAGGGCTTCACCGAAGGCTCCAACGTCAATGTGGTGGAGGAGCTGGTGCAGATGATCCAAACCCAGCGCGCCTATGAGCTCAACTCCAAGGCGGTGCAGACCTCGGACCAGATGCTGCAAAGACTCTCCCAGCTCTGA
- a CDS encoding DUF1841 family protein, producing MYTPSQLDVRRFFCATYRSWQAGEALDPMQKLAQPWVAAHPEYFAELTDEASALALDYRVEDGRTNPFLHLSMHLSISEQMSIDQPSGIRQAVELLAARLGSMHEAHHQAMEALGEMIWASQRSGLPPDGLAYLEAVRQRATR from the coding sequence ATGTACACCCCGTCCCAACTTGATGTGCGGCGCTTTTTTTGCGCCACCTACCGCAGCTGGCAGGCCGGCGAGGCGCTGGATCCGATGCAAAAGCTGGCCCAGCCCTGGGTCGCTGCGCACCCCGAGTACTTTGCCGAGCTGACCGACGAGGCCAGCGCCCTGGCGCTGGACTACCGTGTCGAGGATGGGCGCACCAACCCCTTCCTGCACCTGTCCATGCACCTGTCGATCAGCGAGCAGATGTCGATTGATCAGCCCAGTGGCATCCGCCAAGCGGTCGAGCTGCTGGCCGCCCGGTTGGGCTCGATGCACGAGGCCCACCATCAGGCCATGGAAGCACTCGGAGAAATGATTTGGGCCAGCCAGCGCAGCGGATTGCCGCCCGACGGCTTGGCCTATCTGGAAGCGGTGCGCCAGCGCGCTACACGCTGA
- the flgF gene encoding flagellar basal-body rod protein FlgF: MDRMIYNSMAGAKAAMQRQEVLAHNLANVSTTGFRAELQAFRAVPVRGDGASTRVYALETTVGYDDKAGPWQTTGRNLDVAMVGKGWLSVQALDGTEAYTRAGALDVNAEGLLVTRSGLPVLGDGGPITIPPNTEVQIGADGTVSAKGQTGRPTNVGRLKLVTPEARMNRGEDGLFRGVDGDLNADPNARLESGVLEGSNVSAVETMVSMISAARQFEQQMKLLSLAQTQGQVSAKLLSPT, encoded by the coding sequence ATGGACCGGATGATCTACAACTCGATGGCGGGGGCCAAGGCGGCGATGCAGCGCCAGGAGGTGCTGGCGCACAACCTGGCCAATGTCAGCACCACCGGCTTTCGCGCCGAGTTGCAGGCCTTCCGCGCCGTGCCGGTGCGCGGCGACGGCGCCAGCACCCGCGTCTACGCCCTGGAAACCACGGTGGGCTACGACGACAAGGCCGGCCCCTGGCAGACCACCGGCCGCAACCTGGACGTGGCCATGGTGGGCAAGGGCTGGCTCTCCGTCCAGGCCCTGGACGGCACCGAGGCTTACACCCGCGCCGGCGCTTTGGACGTGAATGCCGAGGGTCTGCTGGTCACGCGCAGCGGCCTGCCCGTGCTGGGCGACGGCGGCCCCATCACCATTCCGCCCAACACCGAGGTGCAGATCGGCGCCGACGGCACCGTCTCGGCCAAGGGCCAGACGGGCCGCCCCACCAATGTGGGCCGCTTGAAACTGGTGACCCCCGAGGCGCGCATGAACCGCGGGGAGGACGGTCTATTCCGCGGCGTGGACGGCGACCTGAATGCCGACCCCAATGCACGGCTGGAGTCCGGCGTGCTGGAAGGCTCCAATGTCAGCGCGGTGGAGACCATGGTTTCCATGATCTCGGCCGCCCGCCAGTTCGAGCAGCAGATGAAGCTCCTGAGCCTGGCCCAGACCCAGGGCCAGGTCTCCGCCAAGCTCCTGTCCCCAACCTGA
- a CDS encoding flagellar basal body P-ring protein FlgI — translation MKYFLAALLSLICLPQAQALRIKEVASVAGVRSNPLTGYGLIVGLDGSGDQTTQSPFTGQSLTAMLQQFGITLPPGVTASPRNIAAVVVTAQLPPFAQPGQQLDVTVASIGNAKSLRGGTLVTTPLRGADGQIYALAQGHLIVGGAGASAGGSKVQINHLAAGRVPNGATVERAVPTPLHQGATLQLDLSSADFNTARAVAGAINRAKGAGTAQALDGRVIRVKAPQDPDERVGFLADIENLPFDLATPAARVVINARTGSVVMNQAVTIGPCAVAHGALSVTISSTPQVSQPGPLSSGQTTVTEKVDISVRQEPGPLIQLPAAAKLADVVKALSALGATPGDLLAILQAMKTAGALQAELEVI, via the coding sequence GTGAAGTACTTTCTTGCCGCACTGCTGTCCCTGATCTGCCTGCCGCAGGCCCAGGCCCTGCGCATCAAGGAAGTGGCCAGCGTGGCCGGCGTGCGCTCCAACCCGCTGACCGGCTACGGCCTGATCGTCGGCCTGGACGGCAGCGGCGACCAAACCACCCAGTCGCCCTTCACCGGCCAGAGTCTGACGGCGATGCTGCAGCAATTCGGCATCACGCTGCCGCCGGGCGTCACCGCCAGTCCGCGCAATATCGCGGCGGTGGTCGTTACGGCCCAGCTGCCGCCCTTTGCCCAGCCCGGTCAGCAGCTCGACGTGACGGTGGCCTCGATCGGCAACGCCAAATCCCTGCGCGGTGGCACGCTGGTGACCACTCCGCTGCGCGGTGCCGATGGCCAGATCTATGCGCTGGCCCAGGGCCATCTGATCGTCGGCGGCGCCGGCGCCTCGGCCGGTGGCTCCAAGGTGCAGATCAACCATCTGGCAGCCGGCCGCGTGCCAAACGGCGCCACGGTGGAGCGCGCCGTGCCCACCCCGCTGCACCAGGGTGCCACGCTGCAACTGGACCTGAGCAGCGCCGACTTCAACACTGCCCGTGCCGTGGCCGGCGCCATCAACCGCGCCAAGGGCGCCGGCACCGCCCAGGCCCTCGATGGCCGGGTGATCCGCGTCAAGGCCCCGCAAGACCCCGACGAGCGCGTCGGCTTTCTGGCCGACATCGAAAACCTGCCCTTTGACCTGGCCACCCCGGCCGCCCGGGTGGTCATCAATGCCCGCACCGGCTCGGTGGTGATGAACCAGGCCGTCACCATCGGCCCCTGTGCGGTGGCGCATGGCGCGCTCAGCGTCACCATTTCCAGCACGCCCCAGGTCAGCCAGCCGGGTCCGCTCTCCAGCGGCCAGACCACCGTGACCGAAAAGGTCGACATCTCGGTGCGCCAGGAACCGGGGCCGCTGATCCAACTGCCGGCCGCCGCCAAGCTGGCCGATGTGGTGAAGGCGCTCTCCGCCCTGGGCGCCACGCCGGGTGATCTGCTGGCCATCCTGCAGGCCATGAAGACGGCCGGCGCCCTGCAGGCGGAGTTGGAGGTGATTTGA
- a CDS encoding flagellar hook assembly protein FlgD produces MDIGSLLGSASSASGSKAAQKAQETQDRFLTLLVAQMKNQDPMSPMENAELTTQLAQIQTVTGVDQLNTNIEKLGSQFNQSQALQGVALMGRDVTLAGNRLSFRGDHSEGQFELSGAADHIEVEVTTAAGTVIDKFNLGSAGAGTHTFNWSKPGFEDGAAELHFRVNATRGAKPVPSTTFTRDLVTAISTKGGTLSVQLASGGTAQVQDILSVD; encoded by the coding sequence ATGGACATCGGATCCTTACTTGGCAGTGCCAGCAGCGCCAGCGGCAGCAAAGCGGCCCAAAAGGCGCAGGAGACCCAGGACCGCTTCCTGACCCTGCTGGTGGCTCAGATGAAGAACCAGGACCCGATGAGTCCGATGGAGAACGCCGAGCTCACCACCCAGCTCGCGCAGATCCAGACCGTCACCGGCGTGGACCAGCTCAACACCAATATCGAGAAGCTCGGCAGCCAGTTCAACCAGAGCCAGGCTTTGCAGGGTGTGGCCTTGATGGGACGCGACGTCACCCTGGCGGGCAACCGCCTGAGCTTCCGCGGCGACCACTCGGAGGGGCAGTTCGAACTCAGTGGCGCCGCCGACCACATCGAAGTCGAGGTCACCACGGCAGCCGGCACGGTGATCGACAAATTCAATCTGGGCAGCGCGGGGGCCGGCACCCACACCTTCAACTGGAGCAAACCCGGCTTCGAGGATGGCGCCGCCGAGTTGCACTTCCGTGTCAACGCCACACGGGGCGCCAAGCCCGTGCCCAGCACCACCTTCACCCGCGACCTCGTCACCGCCATCTCCACCAAGGGCGGGACCTTGAGCGTGCAACTGGCCAGTGGCGGCACGGCCCAGGTGCAAGACATTCTTTCCGTCGATTAA
- the flgB gene encoding flagellar basal body rod protein FlgB, with product MLDRLTTGLEFQTQALALRAERQRLLASNIANADTPGYQAKDMDFARALREAVGQAPGQASVTHAAHLSQSPNGLATSTRQFAIQAQTNLDTNGVDMDRERAAFADNTLRYEATLRFINGSVRTTLDAMRSHNAAV from the coding sequence ATGTTGGATCGGCTCACCACCGGACTTGAATTCCAGACCCAGGCCTTGGCGCTGCGCGCCGAGCGCCAGCGTCTGTTGGCCAGCAATATCGCCAACGCCGACACCCCGGGCTACCAGGCCAAGGACATGGACTTCGCCCGTGCGCTGCGCGAAGCCGTGGGCCAGGCCCCAGGCCAGGCCAGCGTCACCCACGCAGCCCACCTCAGTCAAAGCCCCAACGGCCTGGCCACCAGCACCCGCCAATTCGCAATCCAGGCGCAGACCAATCTGGACACCAACGGCGTGGACATGGACCGTGAACGCGCCGCCTTTGCCGACAACACCCTGCGCTACGAGGCCACGCTGCGCTTCATCAACGGCAGCGTACGCACGACGCTGGACGCCATGCGCTCGCACAACGCGGCAGTCTGA